From a region of the Panicum virgatum strain AP13 chromosome 2K, P.virgatum_v5, whole genome shotgun sequence genome:
- the LOC120661959 gene encoding probable glutathione S-transferase, translating to MATAAASSQEHEEAVTCVDFWCNGFGMRARIALREKGVPFAFVEEDLRVRRRSDLVRRMNPVLRSIPILIHGGRPVCGSLNIVEYVDEVWSGGGGRRLLPADPIERARARFWADFVDREVYGAQTRLFTSRGEAKAAAAAELLGHLRRLEAVLGDGAFFGGGELGFLDVALVPFSAMFHGYERHGGVDMAAECPALVRWVARCAERESVRGVLPSGHDMYEIHREFYNIDE from the coding sequence atggcgacggcggcggcgagcagccagGAGCACGAGGAGGCGGTGACGTGCGTGGACTTCTGGTGCAACGGGTTCGGGATGCGGGCGCGGATCGCGCTGCGGGAGAAGGGGGTCCCCTTCGCCTTCGTCGAGGAGGACCTCCgggtccggcggcggagcgACCTCGTGCGCCGCATGAACCCGGTCCTCCGCTCCATCCCCATCCTCATCCACGGCGGCCGCCCGGTCTGCGGCTCCCTGAACATCGTCGAGTACGTCGACGAGgtctggagcggcggcggcggccgccgcctgctccccgCCGACCCGATCGAGCGGGCGCGCGCCAGGTTCTGGGCCGACTTCGTGGACCGGGAGGTGTACGGCGCGCAGACGAGGCTCTTCACGAGCCGCGGcgaggcgaaggcggcggcggcggcggagctcctgggGCACCTCCGGCGGCTGGaggcggtgctcggggacggggccttcttcggcggcggcgagctcgggttCCTGGACGTCGCGCTGGTGCCGTTCTCGGCCATGTTCCACGGGTAcgagcggcacggcggggtGGACATGGCGGCGGAGTGCCCCGCGCTGGTGCGGTGGGTGGCGAGGTGCGCCGAGCGGGAGAGCGTGCGCGGCGTGCTCCCCTCGGGCCACGACATGTACGAGATCCACAGGGAGTTTTACAATATTGATGAGTGA